The genome window TATGTTAAACTTCcagatacaaaaatatcttacACAGCTCCGACCACGTAAATCTCTACAATCGTGGAATATGCGTGTTCGTCAGACGGCCGAACCACCGTGGACACGAAGATGTTGGTCATGAACTACGTAGGGTTCAGATCGACCACTCCgtccaataattttttgttctaTTACTTTCGAATAAACTTAACATGTATAAAAGACCCAATTAGCGTATTGGCCTTATTACGCTATCGCATCAACACAGTCTTATCTCTCTGTATTACATATAGTTTTAGTATCGTCTTACTTAATCTAATTCCACTCATGtgcaattcttttctttctatttacatcttgtttcttcgtttttcgttCCCTTTGGTACAAATTATAGCGAATATAAAATCATAGAATATAAACTATATCGCTTATTTTGTATTCGTTATCACATTCTCCATTAAAACATTAGCCTAATACCTATACTAATAACCATTTGAGTGCAGATTGGCAGCAGAACGTAACAGACTGTACACAGCGTAATCAGACGGCAGAAAGGCAGCATAGAAAGGAAGCACAGAAAGGCAGCAGATCCTGCACAAATTCAGCAATTTAAAGCGCGCATACCCTATCATTTAAATAAGACCATTAAATTACtcttattactattattgtagataaataaataattttcgtaatacttttcttattaataataaacatatatttattgttttacaGCATACATTTATGTATTAAAGCATAAATTAACGTTAAGAACCCAATGCTTCAATTTCCAATTTCACAAATACAGTATACAGTCAGTTTTAAATGTACACGCGCGAATATTTCTCCAAGTATCAGAAATGCGAAAAAATGTTTTGGATGAAAGTTCACGACGGGAACTTAATAagatatttccatttcttgcTATGTTCTTTTTTAAAGAGATTTCAATGCCAATGGATCATTTGGTTCAATGGTActgcatatttttttctacACCGTTCGAAAAATGTACGAGCTTGGgtcgaaaaataattaatttaaaagatattgcaGATTTAATCTCCTACAGGTTATCGTATGAATAGACGAGGAAAGACAACGCGCGGCCTTTATGTTTACGTTTCCGCTGCCGTAAGATGACCAAAATACTGACGCGTGCGCTACACGCTACACGAATTCACCACGCAACATACAGACAGAATTCACTGAAGTAGTATCGATAGTAGGTCGGgctattttccttctttctttttttttttttctttttttttctgcgAAAATCTTGGGAACTAGGGCTGAGCGCTGGTTACACACGTATACAGGGGaaagttgttgaaaatatCCAATATTTGAAATGTCTAACATACCCAAAGATCATTGAAATCGAAGAGGAAGTAGCTTTTCTACAAGTTCAATatacaaatatcaattattccCTCGTctactatatttataattaatttgttattacttAACATAAGCGTCGTCGGCCGTCGGATTCAAAGTGCAAACCCAACCCCCAAACGCGATACATTGATGATATTcgtttttaaatgaattataatttataatagacATCCTTTGCAGCCTTGCAAATGCAAGTTGTATACGGGGCCTTTCAGATCGCCCGAGCCCCGTTTGTAGACAGAAGATAGAGTAAGGTAACGAATACTGATGTATACGCTGGCGCAGACGCATAACTGTAGGCAAAACTACACTGTAATGGTACCGGCAATTTTTCGCCAATATCTCAGAGACTAAGACCGAGCGAcgatattattgaaaaatatgttgtAATTGAACAACTCTACTTTCAATAAAACTGAGGAGAAGATAAAGATCGCTTAGAGTATCGTTTATGAAAGGAAACAATGACTTGCGATCAGTTAAAACAAGAATTCGAAAATTATAGTGAAAATTAtagagaaacaaaataaaatagaagctGATTCATTTATATATCCATTAAAGTAGATTAACTGAAATAATTTAGAGCCTTTTCTATAATGAAAAACAAGATGTTCCTTCCCTGCTCCCTATTActtattactatttttttattaatatttattaattactattacttGTTTTCATGTACATCGTATGTAGATATATTGACAAAAAACTTGCTTTTGCTGTAATTTCCTTACATTCGTTTATATATGACGCTAATAACGTTGTAGTTCTCGCGCCAATGCAATATGTCGAAAACAGTGGTGCTGTATGAGATGCTTTGCGATGTTTAAATTTTGCTCGCAATACTTCCAAAGAGCCGCTATCGAgttgtagaaatatttattcataattttgAAGTACATATGACAGTacgatatacaattttatttttttttttttctttttcctttttctattgCTTATCAAACTCACTTGAAATGATTCCAAAACCAATCTCTCGCAAGGCTTCGTAaggttattataaatttaaaccATACTGCTCGTTtgctaaataatatatttattttgtatgcGATATTGTATCCAGTAACGGTATGTCTTTAAAACGGAAGGACTTCACTTGGATAGAAACGCAAACGCCGTTTTAATTATGTCTAAATCTTGGAATCTAATTATCTAGTATACACTTTTTATCTTTGGAGATTTATAAGTTATAGACGATTAATAGTTatagtaaaaaatacaaagattTGCCTCGTATTCCACTCagttcctttctttcgtcaACGAGGCTCGTGATCTGTCTGCTCGTGTCATAGAATgcatgtaaataaatatttctatcctTTCGACTTTGCTCTTTAAACAAGTCAAAGTATTCCATAAAAATCACTACAAGTATTTAATGACTTGGTTATGAAATCTTGAACGGAaccaagaaagaaaagaaaagaaaagaaaagaaaagaaaataaaagaagaagaccGTTCGTCATAAATGCAGGATGGCAGATTAACCGTATAGTAGCTATTTCTATATCGTTATAGTGATAAAGATGTTGGAATGAAAATTCTAAATCATTAGACCGATACCCTTAAATAAGATTTTATCTTCGGCGTAAAACAGCAAGATATGGATTTTGTAAATACTATAAATTTGGGATATGTTTGCCAGTAATTGATaataaggaaaaagaaaagaaacgatggAGAACAACGAGTGGAGATGACAAATAGAAATGCATCAAGGTCGCTGCATGCCATCAGTAACATTTTCAAGTACACGTGGTCAGATATCCAACGTTTTCAAAGCaaaaaattttcagaattcGCATTCGAGCAAAGTGAAGCAAAACTGAGGAGAAGGAGATAAAATGTCATGTCGAATCGAATCGAGCCGAGCCGAGTTGCGTTGCATCCCGTTGCGGTGTTTAATGAACTTTAACGATGCCTCCGGTACCATAAGCACCCGCAAGAAGCGACTGCGTACCGTAGAGAGAACCTCCTGGTCTTAGACCAAGACCTACGCCAAGACCTAATAAACCCGCGTTCGCGGTGAGTACGTTTGTGGCAGCTACCGTCGGCCCTGCTAACAACGGTTGTCTCAATATGGGGGCACCTAACAGCGTAGCCTGCAAAATAAACACATAATCTTAACTTAACGAATCGTATAATCGGTATAATATAGGGCAGTGTAGAAGAGAGTACAACACTGAATTTAACGTAAGTAGGCAGGGGTTCAggttaaaggaaaaaaagagattGCACGGTACGAACCTGTGGACGAACGGCTATAGCGGGTGCGGCTGCAGCGATAACCGATGTTGGTCGTGCCAGCAAGGGAGATGCGACAACAGGCCGTGCGGCTGGGGCTGCAGCGACCGCTGTCTTGACCGTGATGCTAGGATCTTTTTGAACAACAGCGTTGAAACCGTTGACAGGATCGGCAGCATACGAGACCACTCGACGCGAACCATCTGGCTCTATTAAGCTATAACTACCTTGAACCACATCGCCATTACGGGTTTCCTCTTGCGCTTTGTTGTCaccttttataaattttattaatttaatttattgtttaatttattatcaatttattaacaaGATACTAGCGTATCCTTACTACTTTgcttttctcattttctcaTTTATGTCTACAACGATACAGTATCGAGATCTCTTTTACAAAATCTCCTATTCTCTATTGAGCTAATTCGCgaacaaagaagaaaacaaaattttcaagaTTATTATATCCTATTTCCTTTTCGTTGTTTatctttttcgatattttatatatttgacaTGGTATCTAACGGGTAACTTCGAATCAGCTTTCACGATAAGGCAAATAAATACCCGTAAGACCATCGGCTACGCTGTAACTGAAGCTATATTGCGGATTTGGATCGAAATTTTCGGTTCTGACGACAGCAGCCGTAGCTTGTGGAAGTGCTGCTGCCACAGTGGCCCCAGTGGGAGCAATTATTCCTGCGCTCGGCCCGATTATTCCCGCATGAACGACAGTTAGGACCGTAGCCAAGTATCCAATGATCTGTATATGAAAAACAAATTGATCAAACAATGTTCTTGCATGTATACACAAATCTGTATGATGTCTAAGATCTTTTTCACCAGAGGCGATGCGTGTATCGCGATACCGATGTAACATATTTCATTATGGAAGCGTTCACGCGATAGTTCTATAAGGAACAATAATATATAGTCTTTGTTTGTCGTAAACGCGCGCACGTCTCCAAGAGATAAACTGAAATCTGAATGAGAAACAAGActaaaatgcaaaatttttatctacatatatcgtatatgtgtatagtgtacatatataaagaaacagaaaacgaCAGAAAGAACGCGAAAACAAATGATTACCTTACAATCCATGATGATGAAAAAGACAACGACGTTCTGAGACCTCTGTAATAACTGGATACCGTAGCTTTTCGCTAGCGAGGATTTTATACTCTTTGCCATCGGTAGACCCCGCCCTCGACTTTTCTTCGCAGGCACTTTACCCCACTGCGTCGAACTTACTCTTCGGTGAATGTAATAGATCAAGTTGTCTTTGTCATAGTTGAGAGTAAAGTTGCTGTTACCTATGAACTTCTTAATCAAACATCTAATTAAACGTTTACGATCAACTCGTTCACTCTGtctgtttcaatttatttttctatattaaaacTTGTTTTACAAAATGCTTCGACGCTCGCAAGGAAGCACGATTGAATCACTTATGCgacatttcatttaaaatcaatttttatttcgatatgtGTAGACACAAGTGCTTACATAGTACGAGTGTGGTTATTGGAAGCCTGAAAGTTTTCTTGAACCATTGTTATGCATTGACCGTAATTATTatcacgtatgtatatattatgcagtctttcttattttaaaagaGTAAATTTCGCAAATATTCATGGATCAGTTGTACGTGGACCTTACCTTATGATCTTATGACATaatgaatttcataaaaattattaataggaATTACCATATTcgatatcgttattcgttccttcctatttgaaaaaatcaatttttgtaCCTGCAATATGTCTCTACACCTACGTCAACGGCGTGTGGATGGTAACTTGTGATGTAATTTGAATTTGATCaaataattacgatatttgatattaatcGAGCCGTTGAGCATCGATTAGAAGACGATGAGAATTATAGTTTCTGATAAAATATCAGATTATATTGTCCTAATTATGGTAAGATGACTGAATAACTAGATTGCCGAAGAAGAAATACAATACATTCGGTATACTTTGTAAGCACAAGATCACTGGTTAGTTGATACTAATGTGAGCTAATAATTGGTATCGTTGCGACATTGAGCTACGAAATCTTGGAGTCGTGGTAAGCGGTGATCGCAGGGGAGATGGATCGCGTAGACAGTATACTGCTCACGCGTTTCGTTCATATGGGTCACGTAACTCTAGGAGTGCTTCAAGGAGCCGCGTGACATCGAGCTCTCAATTTGCGTAACTGTATAGCATCTATCTCGATCTAATCtgatacgtatatatttattcgtctataatatgtataagtaCAGTATACAAGTACGACCAATAATAGTTCGATACACGTTGCATAGCTCACACACGTAGTCATGTGTTATACGTGCATTTGAACGAGTGCAAATAACATGCCACCGACGAAATATAGATCCTCGTTTGTGGTAACACGTTCCTTTGATTACCAACAGAGTGGTTCAAGAGCGATAAACTATTTTTTGGTCGATCAGAAGTAGGGATTTTCTCTGGTAGATGTGGGTATAAAAGAGCATCAGCTACTTCGTTTTACTTACATTCAGCCACATTCTGAAGGCCCTCTGATTCTCTTACCATTTTCATATAACATGCCACATCATCGATTCGATGGCTTCGAACAATGGTTTGAATTAAAACTAAAGTTTTGCACGAAATTACAAGTAAAGTATAGAGCAAgttattctataaaatttatgaacaCAGTATAGAATGTTATACTTGTTGAAAATACTTCGAAAGGCGTTACTTCGTTATACActatcaaaaaagaaaaaaaaaaaaaaaaaaaagaagaaaaagccaATCCACAATTTCAGGAATCGCAATGATCAACCCTACGgtttaataacgtttaatcGTAACGGTGTGATAAGTTTTccaattatataaaagtatattgtTTGCTACACAATTTGTAATTGGATCACCATCTGCTATGCATTCTTATTTCGCAAAATGTTCTTACGAATCTTTGATCGTTATGCGGAGAGCAGGCAAACGGCAAAAGCAGGCAAACTTTAAAAAAACACCAACGCGGTAAATTAAAGACcggtattaaaatatagattAGGGGAAGgaatgaaaaaggaagaaagaacagaaaatgggatattatgtaaaacatgagacgttatacgttatacattgctttatatgcttgaattataatttcattcaataacaattattgcctcgtaattataatttattagtgTACTGCTATCGAAGAAAGGGACGGCAAAGAGAAAGGACAATGATTTCGATCGTTTATTAGGGAATCTTCGATTCGACTTAAAGTACAGGAAAACCTACGATATCGTCCGCGGCGGTAAAACGGCTAACAACATGAGAATCGGTTGAATCAATCGTGAGAATTTTAATAGCCATAAGTCGGTAAAAGCAGCGGCAGTAAAAACGTTGGTCACTCTGGGTGCGTCCATCAAAAGATACAGcctaagaagaagaaagtatCGTTTTTCAGCCGTATTAATTCTGTACGTGTTGTTGTCCGCGAGTGCTGTTGATTTTTGtattaagatcattctgtagGATGTATAGCAAAATAGAATGGTGTTCGCGAGACAAGTTATAGCCAAAAATGTATTGATATAAAGAATTACAGTCAAGTTTGTACCATccttttcattgaaatttggTCTGACAAGAGACGATTTTGGACATAACGGAGTCAATTCTACGACACAAGCTAAAATTGTTGGTAGTAACGAACTTCCCCAGGTTCAACTGGCGtacgttaaaaatttctttctttctcgctgCTGATTCATTTCTAGTCGGTAATGTTAAACGAAATCGCGTAATAAAAGGCTGAGGATATAGTAAGAAGCATCAGTACCAAAGCCAGAATGATATAAACATTAGGATGTATGGAAACACGAGACAGCACGCACGTGCCAATGGCGATCAAAATTCCATTCAAGAGTTAGTAAGAGTTTGCACGCACTCCACGAGTTGTTACAAAGCGTAAGAATGAAAATGCGTGTATTGTTTATCGCATGATACTTACTTTCGATACAAGCCATACAACAGGTCGCGTGCCAGATACGTTACCGTTACCAAGCATACCGTGTAGAGTTATCGTCAacgtatttttgaaattacaaCGACTTTGATGATCGTCGATGCCATCGACGTTATCGAAGCAACATTTTCGTATAAACGCACCGTTCGATACCGCATTATTATCTTGACGAGTACAGTGCACCAACACACGAGCGATATAAAGCAACGTTATCGCGACCCCTGTCATAAACATGCGTAGTTgatcaaatttcaaatctaaTTCGATGTTTATGTATATCTACGAGATAGTGATTATTTCTACCGAGTTTATGGCATAATTTCGAATGTCTCTGTGCTAGGCAAACGCGCACTAGTAACCGAGatcttctttctcattttccttcctttccacTTTTCATGACAATTCTCTGTCagtcgttatatgttagacgAGTTTCCTCACTCTATTTAGATCGTCTATCCCCGTTTATCGTTTCCCGATCTTCCGGTTTAGCTAttcgtctttctctctctctctccagtGTATCACGACAATTATTTGTTTCCCAGAAAATcgagaattcgttattttaGCGTTTTGTGCGTTGCTCATAAGTCGTGTTGCTTTTAAgtcatacacacacacacacaagtTGTTCGATACATTTTATGACTTTCAAACGTAAGTCATTACTTAAAAGTCGTAATTTGATCTAAATCATTTACGTCGAGAGATGCCTtttcgaaaatgaaaaagtccTTATTTAGTAGACGCTTTAGTCCGATTTTATTACCAAttctattacaatttatttactcGTCTAACTAATTAACTTGAATGCATCGAAATCGATAAGAATTTACGAATAACAACGAACAAACGAAGTACGCGATCACGTTAGATTCGGATGTGATCGATAATATACCGATTATATAATTCGACAATAGacgtaacgtaataataaaattaggaaagcgatcgatcgaagataaattaatacaacatATCCAGAATCGTTACGTAATCATTTCTCGCTCACTGGAATTCCCCAACAAAGGAAAACCTCTTCCTGTACCATGCATGGACATGACCGCTATTAGCTACATCGTacttatacatgtatacatatataatatatgtatacgaaaCCGgtgaagaaacaaagaaaaatttctataaagaaTTTCACCGGAAGTAGTGGCTGAAATGGTTTCAACTTGTAGCGATAACATGTGATAACAGGTACACGTCTACGTTTCAGTGCTCCGACAAAAGTTTCATcgtattggattggcaactaataccacctattgacaaaattcgcaatcgCTTATTTACCAACCCAATATTTGTACCTTTTAATTGGCATACGTAATACGTATACT of Bombus fervidus isolate BK054 chromosome 16, iyBomFerv1, whole genome shotgun sequence contains these proteins:
- the LOC139995698 gene encoding LOW QUALITY PROTEIN: G-protein coupled receptor Mth2 (The sequence of the model RefSeq protein was modified relative to this genomic sequence to represent the inferred CDS: inserted 2 bases in 1 codon; deleted 1 base in 1 codon; substituted 1 base at 1 genomic stop codon); translation: LLNGILIAIGTCVLSRVSIHPNVYIILALVLMLLTISSAXFITRFRLTLPTEMNQQRERKKFLTYASXTWGSSLLPTILACVVELTPLCPKSSLVRPNFNEKDGTNLTVILYINTFLAITCLANTILFCYTSYRMILIQKSTALADNNTYRINTAEKRYFLLLRLYLLMDAPRVTNVFTAAAFTDLWLLKFSRLIQPILMLLAVLPPRTIS
- the Cpr5 gene encoding cuticular protein 5 isoform X2, with the translated sequence MAKSIKSSLAKSYGIQLLQRSQNVVVFFIIMDCKIIGYLATVLTVVHAGIIGPSAGIIAPTGATVAAALPQATAAVVRTENFDPNPQYSFSYSVADGLTGDNKAQEETRNGDVVQGSYSLIEPDGSRRVVSYAADPVNGFNAVVQKDPSITVKTAVAAAPAARPVVASPLLARPTSVIAAAAPAIAVRPQATLLGAPILRQPLLAGPTVAATNVLTANAGLLGLGVGLGLRPGGSLYGTQSLLAGAYGTGGIVKVH
- the Cpr5 gene encoding cuticular protein 5 isoform X1, with translation MLHRYRDTRIASGEKDLRHHTDLCIHARTLFDQFVFHIQIIGYLATVLTVVHAGIIGPSAGIIAPTGATVAAALPQATAAVVRTENFDPNPQYSFSYSVADGLTGDNKAQEETRNGDVVQGSYSLIEPDGSRRVVSYAADPVNGFNAVVQKDPSITVKTAVAAAPAARPVVASPLLARPTSVIAAAAPAIAVRPQATLLGAPILRQPLLAGPTVAATNVLTANAGLLGLGVGLGLRPGGSLYGTQSLLAGAYGTGGIVKVH